Proteins encoded in a region of the Synechococcus sp. BIOS-U3-1 genome:
- the gap gene encoding type I glyceraldehyde-3-phosphate dehydrogenase yields the protein MTLRVAINGFGRIGRNVMRGWISRGADTDIEIVGVNATSDPKTSAHLLTYDSILGKLDPSVKIETTDDSMIVNGKQVKFFSDRNPLNCPWKDWGVDLVLESTGVFNTDEKASMHIQAGAKKVILTAPGKGPKVGTFVVGVNEDQYRHEDFDILSNASCTTNCLAPLVKVIDQSIGINRGLMTTIHSYTGDQRILDNNHRDLRRARAAAVNMVPTSTGAAQAVALVYPAVKGKFTGIAMRVPTPNVSAVDLVFESTRASSVDEIKSILKAAADGPMSKIIKYGDLPLVSSDYAGTNQSTIFDADLTLAMGDNFFKIVAWYDNEWGYSQRVVDLAEVVARNWK from the coding sequence ATGACTCTGCGCGTTGCGATCAATGGATTCGGCCGAATCGGTCGCAATGTGATGCGGGGATGGATCAGCCGTGGCGCTGACACCGACATCGAGATTGTGGGTGTGAATGCCACCTCGGACCCCAAGACCAGTGCTCACCTGCTGACCTACGACTCAATCTTGGGCAAGCTGGATCCCAGCGTAAAGATCGAAACCACTGACGACTCGATGATCGTCAATGGCAAGCAGGTGAAGTTCTTCTCCGACCGCAACCCCCTCAATTGCCCTTGGAAGGATTGGGGGGTGGATCTGGTTCTTGAGTCGACCGGTGTGTTCAACACCGACGAGAAGGCCAGCATGCACATTCAGGCCGGCGCCAAGAAGGTGATTCTCACCGCTCCCGGCAAAGGGCCCAAGGTCGGCACATTCGTGGTTGGTGTGAATGAGGACCAATACCGTCATGAAGATTTCGACATCCTCAGCAACGCCAGCTGCACCACCAATTGCCTCGCCCCCTTGGTGAAAGTGATCGATCAGTCGATCGGCATCAATCGTGGCCTGATGACCACGATTCACAGCTACACAGGCGACCAGCGGATTCTCGATAACAACCATCGCGATCTACGTCGTGCCCGTGCCGCTGCTGTGAACATGGTTCCCACCTCCACCGGTGCAGCCCAAGCTGTGGCTCTCGTTTACCCCGCTGTGAAAGGCAAGTTCACGGGTATCGCTATGCGCGTTCCCACTCCGAACGTCTCTGCTGTTGACCTGGTGTTCGAGTCCACCCGTGCCTCGTCCGTCGATGAGATCAAGTCGATCCTCAAGGCTGCTGCTGATGGCCCCATGAGCAAGATCATCAAGTACGGCGATCTGCCCTTGGTGTCTAGTGACTACGCCGGCACCAATCAGTCGACCATTTTTGACGCCGATCTGACCCTGGCCATGGGTGACAACTTCTTCAAGATCGTCGCTTGGTACGACAACGAGTGGGGCTACAGCCAAAGGGTTGTGGACCTCGCCGAGGTGGTGGCCAGGAACTGGAAGTGA
- the thiL gene encoding thiamine-phosphate kinase: MTVTLAELGEAELLRRLACFAPPGQLADDTSTLVPDPRQLLVNTDVLVDDIHFSDLTTSPADVGWRAVATNLSDLAASGAVAVDGITVALVAPGSTPWNWVEDLYRGISEALNCYGGILLGGDCSSGRQRLISVTALGRLGPLRLHRADAYPGDWLVTSGAHGLSRLGLALLQGDPILDGNRALTDALQHQAISHHRRPSPRLDALTTLLEHKPEHLPWRAAGTDSSDGLLAAVQALCNSSQCGAQLNRDWLPRAESWPSGDLWDQWCLNGGEDFELVLSLPAVWAQRWLEHQPASRRIGCVTSESNQIVWSDTRRPVTAAGFDHFDSA, encoded by the coding sequence GTGACGGTCACACTGGCGGAGCTGGGTGAAGCGGAGCTGCTCAGGCGGCTGGCCTGCTTTGCTCCACCGGGTCAGCTGGCTGATGACACGTCCACCCTGGTCCCCGACCCCCGGCAGCTGCTTGTGAACACAGATGTCCTGGTGGATGACATTCACTTCAGTGACCTCACCACAAGCCCAGCGGATGTGGGCTGGCGCGCAGTGGCAACCAACCTGTCCGATCTGGCAGCCAGCGGCGCCGTTGCTGTGGATGGGATCACGGTGGCTCTGGTGGCACCAGGAAGCACCCCATGGAACTGGGTAGAGGATCTGTACCGCGGGATCAGCGAAGCTCTCAACTGCTATGGAGGCATCCTGCTGGGAGGGGACTGCTCCTCAGGCAGGCAAAGACTGATCTCGGTCACGGCACTCGGCCGATTAGGGCCTTTACGCCTACACCGCGCAGATGCCTATCCAGGCGACTGGCTCGTCACCAGCGGAGCCCATGGCCTGAGCCGTTTAGGGCTAGCACTGCTTCAAGGTGATCCGATTCTGGATGGCAACAGAGCACTGACGGACGCCCTTCAACACCAGGCCATCAGTCACCATCGCCGCCCCAGCCCCCGGCTGGATGCCTTGACCACGCTGCTCGAGCACAAACCAGAGCACTTGCCCTGGAGAGCGGCCGGCACCGACAGCAGCGACGGCCTTCTGGCGGCGGTACAGGCTCTTTGCAACAGCAGTCAATGCGGAGCTCAACTGAACCGTGACTGGCTCCCGCGGGCAGAGAGTTGGCCTTCTGGCGACCTCTGGGACCAATGGTGCCTCAACGGTGGAGAGGATTTTGAACTGGTGCTGAGTCTCCCAGCCGTCTGGGCCCAACGCTGGCTTGAACATCAACCGGCAAGCCGGCGGATCGGCTGCGTGACCTCCGAGAGCAATCAGATCGTGTGGAGTGACACCAGACGTCCTGTTACCGCTGCAGGATTTGATCACTTCGACTCTGCCTGA
- a CDS encoding peptidylprolyl isomerase, producing MGFQRLSAWLISLLVMVGLAWTPPVWAALPQGNAVQDPAAILRDSLPMNQEDLRDLQHLLEYTSDDLRAKRWSALGRGLKRTQSLLSDKKSAIVAAMPSDDQSRAEQILDSVANDLNILQERIEEKDKAGFIQSRRQTLSQIGDLEALLIDDRLPDIPSEFDDLPRLAGRATVVIETTEGDLTAVVDGYNAPLTAGAFIDLSLKGFYDGLPFNRAEDFYILQSGDPKGPDIGYLDPKTKQERHVPLEIRVPDEPETIYNQTFEDVGLFKATPVLPFSTLGTLGWAHSDQALDDGSSQFFLFLYEAELTPAGLNLVDGRNAAFGYVVDGFDVLEELGVNDEIKRIKVVDGADRLQQHA from the coding sequence TTGGGATTTCAGCGCCTGAGCGCATGGCTTATCAGCCTGCTTGTGATGGTTGGCTTGGCCTGGACACCACCGGTCTGGGCGGCACTCCCCCAGGGGAACGCCGTACAGGATCCGGCGGCGATCCTGCGTGATTCCCTGCCCATGAATCAGGAAGATCTTCGCGATCTTCAGCACCTGCTCGAATACACAAGTGATGACCTGCGCGCCAAGCGCTGGAGTGCTCTCGGACGTGGCCTTAAGCGCACTCAGTCGCTGCTGAGTGACAAGAAAAGCGCAATCGTCGCAGCGATGCCAAGCGACGATCAATCAAGGGCTGAGCAGATCCTTGATTCGGTGGCCAATGACCTGAACATCCTGCAGGAGCGCATTGAAGAGAAAGACAAAGCGGGATTTATTCAGTCACGCCGCCAGACCCTTAGCCAGATCGGTGATCTGGAAGCACTGCTGATTGATGACCGACTGCCCGACATCCCTTCGGAATTCGACGACCTGCCGCGGCTGGCAGGTCGAGCCACCGTGGTGATCGAAACCACTGAGGGCGATCTCACCGCTGTGGTGGATGGTTACAACGCACCTCTCACTGCCGGTGCATTCATTGATCTCAGCCTGAAGGGCTTCTATGACGGTCTGCCCTTTAACCGTGCAGAAGATTTCTACATCCTGCAGAGCGGCGATCCCAAAGGACCTGATATCGGTTACTTAGATCCAAAAACCAAGCAGGAACGCCACGTGCCCCTGGAAATCCGTGTTCCCGATGAACCGGAAACCATTTATAACCAAACCTTCGAAGACGTCGGTCTGTTCAAAGCCACTCCTGTGCTTCCCTTCTCCACCCTGGGAACACTGGGTTGGGCACACTCCGATCAGGCCCTCGATGACGGCTCGTCTCAGTTCTTTCTGTTTCTGTACGAGGCAGAGTTGACACCAGCAGGTTTGAATCTGGTGGATGGGCGCAATGCAGCCTTCGGTTATGTCGTGGACGGATTCGATGTGCTCGAAGAACTGGGCGTCAACGATGAAATCAAACGGATCAAAGTGGTCGACGGTGCAGATCGACTGCAGCAGCACGCCTGA
- the efp gene encoding elongation factor P: protein MISSNDFRTGTTIELDGAVWRVVEFLHVKPGKGSAFVRTKLKAVQSGSVVDKTFRAGEMLPQALLEKTTLQHTYMEGEDFVFMDMSSYEETRLTAQQIGDSRKYLKEGMEVSVVSWNEKPLEVELPNSVVLEITQTDPGVKGDTATGGTKPAILETGAQVMVPLFLSIGEKIKVDTRNDSYLGRENS, encoded by the coding sequence ATGATCTCCAGCAACGACTTTCGCACCGGTACCACGATTGAGCTCGACGGTGCCGTTTGGCGCGTGGTCGAGTTCTTGCACGTGAAGCCTGGCAAAGGCTCGGCTTTCGTTCGCACCAAGCTCAAGGCTGTCCAAAGCGGCAGCGTTGTGGACAAAACCTTCCGCGCCGGAGAGATGCTCCCCCAGGCTTTGCTGGAGAAAACCACTCTTCAGCACACCTATATGGAAGGTGAGGACTTTGTCTTCATGGATATGTCGAGCTATGAGGAAACCCGCCTCACCGCTCAGCAGATCGGAGACAGCCGCAAATATCTCAAGGAGGGTATGGAGGTGAGTGTTGTCTCGTGGAACGAGAAGCCCCTCGAAGTTGAACTGCCCAACTCCGTTGTGTTGGAGATCACTCAGACCGATCCCGGCGTGAAAGGTGACACGGCCACTGGTGGAACCAAGCCTGCGATTCTGGAAACGGGAGCGCAGGTGATGGTTCCTCTGTTCCTCTCGATTGGCGAGAAGATCAAGGTGGATACGCGCAATGATTCCTACTTGGGTCGGGAGAACAGCTGA
- the accB gene encoding acetyl-CoA carboxylase biotin carboxyl carrier protein, whose amino-acid sequence MQLDHDQLHKLLNALGESDIQEFRLEGDDFRLEVRRNLPVTAVAAPVPPVAQVGIPVPVVDVPAQGETVPAAPPPAAGSRSDLVDVTAPMVGTFYTAPAPGDPPFVEIGNRINAGQTICILEAMKLMNELEAEVAGEVVEILVDNGTPVEFGQVLMRVKPG is encoded by the coding sequence ATGCAACTCGATCACGATCAGCTTCATAAGCTTTTAAACGCCCTGGGTGAGAGTGATATCCAGGAGTTCCGGCTTGAAGGCGACGACTTCCGTCTTGAGGTCCGTCGCAACCTGCCGGTTACAGCTGTTGCTGCTCCGGTGCCCCCTGTTGCCCAGGTTGGAATCCCGGTTCCTGTCGTTGATGTCCCTGCTCAAGGTGAAACAGTCCCAGCGGCTCCACCGCCTGCGGCAGGTTCGCGTTCTGATCTGGTCGATGTCACCGCACCGATGGTCGGCACCTTCTACACCGCCCCTGCCCCAGGCGACCCTCCTTTCGTCGAGATCGGCAACCGGATCAATGCTGGTCAGACGATCTGCATTCTTGAAGCGATGAAGCTCATGAACGAGCTGGAAGCAGAGGTTGCAGGTGAAGTGGTGGAAATCCTTGTGGATAACGGCACCCCAGTGGAATTTGGTCAAGTGCTGATGCGCGTCAAGCCCGGCTGA
- the pdxA gene encoding 4-hydroxythreonine-4-phosphate dehydrogenase PdxA, with protein sequence MTSSIECPDAKQRLVIALGDPAGIGMEVTLKALADPRRPADMQIPLLVGCRASLQKTAQHLRLHSKDPFVDPDALTIEDLPVPGGPLEPGNSGARSGEAGFRWLSRAVELVKQQQARALVTAPIAKHAWHQAGHRYPGQTERLAELDGRKTASMLFTAVSPATGWRLNTLLATTHIPLGQVPDVLSTDLVERKLDELAGFCLRFNSSPQLLVAGLNPHAGEQGQLGGEEQQWLKPLLERWASDHPCVKLRGPLPPDTCWLSAAEAWSNNARQVGPDGILALYHDQGLIPVKLLAFDQAVNTTLGLSFLRTSPDHGTGFDIAGQGVARGASMLAAIQAAWELSRA encoded by the coding sequence ATGACCTCATCCATCGAATGCCCTGACGCGAAACAACGCCTTGTGATCGCACTCGGTGATCCTGCTGGGATCGGTATGGAAGTCACACTGAAGGCCCTGGCTGATCCCAGGCGCCCAGCCGACATGCAGATTCCTCTGCTTGTCGGCTGCAGGGCCAGCCTGCAAAAGACTGCTCAACACCTGAGACTGCATTCAAAGGATCCCTTCGTGGATCCGGATGCACTGACGATTGAGGATCTACCAGTACCTGGAGGGCCTCTCGAGCCCGGTAACTCAGGAGCAAGAAGCGGTGAAGCCGGTTTCCGCTGGCTGAGCAGGGCTGTTGAGCTGGTGAAACAGCAACAAGCACGGGCACTGGTGACCGCACCGATCGCGAAACATGCCTGGCATCAAGCGGGACATCGCTATCCCGGTCAAACCGAACGTCTGGCAGAGCTGGATGGACGCAAGACTGCCTCGATGCTGTTCACGGCTGTCTCCCCAGCAACTGGATGGAGGCTCAATACTTTGCTAGCCACCACACACATCCCGCTTGGACAGGTTCCAGACGTTCTCAGCACGGATCTGGTTGAACGCAAGCTTGATGAACTAGCAGGGTTCTGCCTGCGCTTCAATTCCTCTCCTCAATTGCTTGTGGCGGGCCTCAACCCGCATGCCGGAGAGCAGGGGCAGCTGGGAGGAGAGGAGCAGCAGTGGTTGAAGCCGCTACTGGAGCGATGGGCGAGCGACCATCCTTGCGTGAAACTGAGAGGCCCCCTCCCTCCAGACACCTGCTGGTTGAGTGCAGCTGAAGCCTGGAGCAACAATGCTCGTCAGGTCGGACCGGATGGAATCCTGGCCCTCTATCACGATCAGGGCCTGATTCCTGTGAAGTTGCTGGCCTTCGATCAGGCCGTGAACACAACCCTGGGCTTGTCTTTTCTGCGCACCTCCCCCGACCACGGCACTGGCTTCGACATCGCCGGTCAAGGAGTGGCAAGGGGGGCCAGCATGCTGGCCGCCATCCAGGCGGCCTGGGAACTCAGCCGGGCTTGA
- a CDS encoding SDR family oxidoreductase, with protein MPETLVNRCRSLPAGSTLCILGAGFSGRRVAALAEALNIRVLTTRRNPDPESRALRFDTAQNVLPTDAELNGVTHLLSTIPPGPDQNDPVLRTLGAQLSQLPLRWAGYLSTTGVYGDTGGAWVSEADSPQPSQDRSRRRLICEQEWLNSGLPVQILRLPGIYGPGRSPLAAIKAGTLKPVHKPGQVFCRVHVDDIAAACLHLMHCSAAGQHPPVVNLCDHEPAPSHVMQRHAADLLDCDLPKTRNYADAEADMSAMARSFWAENRRVSNDLLCKTLGYTMVHPNFRSGLAHCLETESLKGSPTRSAPN; from the coding sequence ATGCCAGAAACACTTGTCAACCGTTGCAGATCACTGCCCGCTGGATCCACGCTGTGCATCCTTGGAGCTGGCTTCAGTGGACGTCGGGTCGCTGCACTGGCTGAGGCCCTGAATATCCGAGTGCTCACCACTCGCAGAAACCCCGATCCCGAGAGCAGAGCCCTGCGCTTTGACACTGCCCAAAACGTGCTGCCAACGGACGCAGAGCTCAATGGCGTGACCCATCTGCTAAGCACCATTCCCCCAGGGCCTGATCAGAACGACCCCGTATTGCGGACACTGGGGGCTCAGCTCAGTCAACTACCGCTTCGCTGGGCCGGCTATCTCTCCACCACTGGCGTCTACGGCGACACTGGAGGGGCTTGGGTGAGCGAGGCGGATTCACCACAACCCAGCCAGGATCGCAGCCGCAGACGTCTGATCTGCGAACAGGAGTGGCTCAACAGCGGTCTGCCGGTGCAGATTCTGCGGCTACCAGGGATCTACGGTCCGGGTCGCTCGCCTCTCGCCGCCATCAAGGCCGGCACCTTGAAGCCCGTACACAAGCCGGGCCAGGTGTTCTGCAGGGTCCACGTCGACGACATCGCCGCGGCCTGCCTGCACCTGATGCACTGCTCTGCTGCAGGGCAGCACCCTCCAGTCGTCAACCTCTGTGATCATGAGCCTGCTCCGAGTCATGTGATGCAGCGTCATGCCGCAGACCTATTGGACTGCGACCTGCCGAAGACTCGCAATTACGCGGATGCTGAAGCTGATATGAGCGCCATGGCCCGTAGCTTCTGGGCCGAAAACCGCAGAGTGAGCAACGATCTTCTCTGCAAGACGCTTGGCTACACCATGGTGCATCCCAACTTCCGCAGTGGGCTCGCCCACTGTCTGGAAACGGAAAGCCTCAAGGGAAGTCCGACTCGGAGTGCTCCGAACTGA
- a CDS encoding serine protease inhibitor, translating into MTSSCLPLMSSRVSMLPRSAGNRSIDTSIGESIALRRLAATLFASVLVSAAFVLAPEQPEQQASICQQHHSAEACRVW; encoded by the coding sequence TTGACCAGTTCCTGTCTTCCCCTGATGTCCTCTCGGGTGTCCATGCTGCCTCGAAGTGCTGGGAATCGCAGCATCGATACCTCGATTGGCGAGAGCATTGCTCTGCGTCGCTTGGCGGCGACCCTGTTTGCCTCGGTGTTGGTGAGTGCGGCTTTTGTGCTCGCACCCGAGCAGCCTGAGCAGCAAGCCTCAATCTGTCAGCAGCATCATTCAGCAGAGGCTTGCAGGGTCTGGTGA
- a CDS encoding HNH endonuclease, with product MHNRDAVFLEDLCPKLRVRRWRQSLHTYTGKSCIYCGKQSESIDHILPRAKGGLSITENCVPACLSCNGHKSDSDVFDWYRRQRFYDPRRAMAIRAWMDGDLRLALRLLQWAQPELNQTELNQITDASIAPDGSHNRQRHQDWGLEAA from the coding sequence ATGCATAACAGGGACGCAGTTTTCCTTGAAGATTTATGCCCGAAACTGCGAGTCCGAAGATGGCGACAATCGCTACATACTTATACCGGTAAAAGCTGTATCTACTGCGGAAAACAATCTGAATCGATTGACCATATTCTTCCAAGAGCGAAGGGCGGTTTAAGCATTACTGAAAATTGCGTTCCTGCCTGCCTCTCTTGCAATGGGCACAAATCCGATTCCGATGTTTTTGATTGGTATCGACGTCAACGCTTTTACGATCCGCGCCGAGCCATGGCGATCCGTGCCTGGATGGATGGTGACTTGCGCCTTGCCCTGCGACTTCTGCAATGGGCACAACCTGAACTCAATCAAACTGAACTCAATCAGATCACCGATGCATCAATCGCGCCGGATGGATCCCACAATCGCCAGAGACATCAAGATTGGGGCCTCGAGGCTGCCTGA
- a CDS encoding DEAD/DEAH box helicase: MGRIRPRGLWKGSQHGWEFPLAAAECLLDRLGSRFQVEEELLRWLDWHRHPLPPLPHHRELMARADLDQPLADGRTPLPHQRSGARWLLARRGALLADEMGLGKTLTSLLAARALLRVVPLRLMVIAPVGLHSHWQREVESLNLECTLHSWARLPGDLPEAGTLLVVDEAHYAQSLHAQRTQALLRLARHPRLRAVWMLTGTPIRNGRPIQFFPLLAAMDHPLARDQRSFEEIFCQGHWTEQGGRRRWRADGASRLEELRRLTRPLVLHRRKQQVLDLPAKQRCFHGVSLAADQSIGFDHRLHLVVEDYRRRVQLGEVRSDAEALAVLTSLRMIAAEFKLPATQTLVERLRADGEAIVLFSSFVSPLQLLQERLGGELLTGRQKPEQRQAAVDHFQAGGTDLLLATYGCGGLGFTLHRARQVVLLERPWTPGDVDQAEDRCHRIGMDGGLTSHWLQLGLADQLVDGLVASKADKIELLLGPRRISVDRQPLPAMVARCLQDC; encoded by the coding sequence ATGGGCCGGATTAGGCCTCGGGGACTCTGGAAAGGATCGCAGCATGGTTGGGAGTTTCCATTGGCCGCAGCCGAGTGCCTGCTCGACCGTTTGGGCTCACGTTTTCAGGTTGAAGAGGAACTCTTGCGTTGGCTGGACTGGCACCGTCATCCACTGCCACCACTTCCACATCACCGTGAGTTGATGGCCCGTGCCGACCTGGATCAGCCTCTTGCTGATGGGCGTACACCGCTTCCTCATCAACGGTCGGGTGCTCGCTGGTTGCTGGCACGTCGTGGAGCGTTGCTCGCTGATGAGATGGGGCTGGGAAAGACGCTCACGTCCCTGCTGGCGGCACGGGCATTGCTGCGTGTTGTGCCCCTGCGACTGATGGTGATCGCTCCTGTGGGACTGCACTCACACTGGCAGCGCGAAGTGGAGTCTCTCAATCTCGAGTGCACACTCCACAGCTGGGCCCGTTTGCCGGGCGACCTTCCCGAAGCAGGAACACTTCTGGTGGTTGATGAAGCCCATTACGCCCAGTCACTTCACGCACAGAGGACCCAGGCCCTGTTGCGCTTGGCCCGCCATCCCCGGCTGCGGGCTGTGTGGATGCTCACGGGCACACCAATCCGCAATGGTCGACCGATTCAGTTTTTCCCGCTGCTAGCGGCCATGGATCATCCACTCGCTCGCGATCAGCGTTCATTTGAGGAGATCTTCTGCCAGGGTCACTGGACTGAGCAGGGTGGTCGGCGCCGCTGGCGTGCCGATGGTGCCAGTCGTCTGGAGGAGTTGCGGCGTCTCACCCGACCATTGGTTCTGCATCGGCGCAAGCAGCAGGTGCTCGATCTGCCCGCCAAGCAGCGTTGCTTTCATGGCGTTTCACTGGCTGCTGATCAGTCCATTGGATTCGATCACCGCCTGCATCTTGTGGTGGAGGACTATCGCCGGCGGGTGCAGCTCGGTGAAGTGCGTTCGGATGCTGAAGCACTGGCCGTGCTCACCTCCCTGCGCATGATTGCGGCCGAATTCAAGCTTCCGGCGACTCAGACGCTGGTGGAGCGGTTACGTGCTGATGGTGAGGCCATCGTGCTATTCAGCTCCTTCGTATCACCGCTGCAGCTCCTGCAGGAGCGCCTGGGTGGTGAATTGCTAACCGGTCGGCAAAAACCGGAGCAGCGACAAGCTGCAGTGGATCATTTTCAGGCTGGTGGAACGGATTTGCTCCTAGCGACCTATGGCTGTGGAGGTTTGGGATTCACACTGCATCGTGCACGTCAGGTCGTGCTTCTGGAGCGGCCATGGACCCCAGGCGATGTTGATCAGGCGGAGGATCGTTGTCACCGCATCGGTATGGATGGTGGGCTGACCAGCCATTGGCTTCAGCTTGGCCTGGCCGATCAGCTCGTGGATGGTCTTGTGGCCAGCAAGGCTGACAAGATCGAGTTGCTGCTGGGCCCACGTCGTATCAGCGTGGATCGTCAGCCGTTGCCTGCCATGGTGGCTCGTTGCTTGCAGGACTGCTGA
- a CDS encoding DUF6554 family protein produces the protein MASLRTRLAVLLPLTGMLLTAAPVGAESAGSEKGAQVYCYMRSNGNDHSVSFEASYALIKRQSSGVFKTSPEHAAVMITETVVDEPGSYPDCGRYLGDLFGGKTSKKSSSAANTSSITNNSSNSESSADWDADDRYSY, from the coding sequence ATGGCCAGCCTCCGCACCCGTCTCGCCGTCCTGCTGCCTCTTACGGGGATGTTGCTCACAGCTGCACCTGTTGGGGCTGAAAGCGCTGGGTCAGAAAAAGGCGCTCAGGTTTATTGCTACATGCGCAGCAACGGCAATGATCACTCAGTGAGCTTCGAAGCCTCCTATGCCCTGATCAAGCGTCAGAGCAGTGGAGTGTTCAAGACATCCCCGGAGCATGCCGCCGTGATGATCACCGAAACGGTGGTGGATGAACCAGGCAGCTATCCGGATTGCGGTCGTTATCTCGGGGATCTGTTCGGAGGCAAAACTTCCAAGAAGTCCTCAAGCGCCGCCAATACGAGCTCAATCACGAACAACAGCTCCAATAGTGAGTCTTCAGCAGACTGGGATGCTGATGATCGATACAGCTACTGA
- a CDS encoding AbrB family transcriptional regulator — translation MPSLMTLLVYALAGTGMGLLAMRTGIPAAPLAGALIGAAIVSMSGRIEVAEWPPGTRTALQIGIGTVIGTGLTRTSLEQLQHLWKPAVLITLTLVMTGLVVGLWTSRLFGVDPLITLLGAAPGGISGMSLVGEDYGVGAAVAALHAVRLITVLLVLPLVVKLLTPLGLGNS, via the coding sequence ATGCCTTCTTTGATGACCCTGCTGGTGTATGCCCTGGCCGGAACTGGTATGGGACTACTCGCAATGAGAACAGGGATTCCAGCAGCACCGCTTGCGGGAGCACTGATCGGTGCTGCGATCGTGAGCATGAGCGGGCGCATTGAGGTTGCCGAATGGCCGCCTGGTACACGCACCGCTCTTCAAATCGGAATCGGAACTGTGATCGGCACCGGACTGACGCGAACCTCTCTCGAGCAACTGCAACATCTCTGGAAGCCTGCGGTGCTGATTACTCTCACGCTGGTGATGACAGGTCTGGTGGTTGGCCTCTGGACAAGTCGTCTGTTTGGGGTCGATCCGTTGATCACCTTGCTGGGAGCAGCGCCCGGCGGAATCAGCGGCATGAGCCTGGTCGGAGAGGATTACGGCGTTGGGGCCGCTGTTGCCGCACTGCATGCTGTGCGCCTGATCACCGTGCTTCTGGTCCTTCCACTGGTGGTGAAACTGCTCACACCTCTTGGACTGGGTAATTCTTGA
- a CDS encoding chemotaxis protein: MTQSVSFRITRTAEDVAQMLNALSQRLVKLEQRLESLELQMRQQRSGAESMPDEERQRLDDVDQLLLDCQELLNSTELCSDAVSDPVGISAQSSLTESDHEAAAA; encoded by the coding sequence ATGACTCAGTCCGTGTCCTTCCGCATCACTCGTACGGCGGAAGATGTCGCCCAGATGCTCAATGCCCTGTCGCAGCGTCTTGTCAAGCTTGAACAGCGTCTGGAGAGTCTGGAGCTGCAGATGCGTCAGCAGCGCAGTGGGGCTGAGAGCATGCCTGATGAAGAACGCCAGCGTCTGGATGATGTGGACCAACTGCTGCTCGATTGCCAGGAGTTGCTGAACAGCACTGAGTTGTGTTCGGATGCGGTATCAGATCCCGTAGGCATATCAGCTCAATCTTCACTGACTGAGTCTGACCACGAAGCTGCAGCTGCATAA